The sequence AAAGTGACTGAGATGGTGCGCAACGAGGGCGAAGCGAGCGTCTGGAAAAGGTTAGCCGCGAACTGACGGCGGCATGCGGGAAGAAACGCCGGAGCGCCGGCTCACGAACGGATTATCTTTAATCCAAAACCGCCACGGTTTAGTAATCCACTTCTCAGCATAATCGATCCCAATCCGCGGACCGCGCGCGATCTGGCGCGGTGAGATCGAAGTTCCCTCTTCCAGCCACACCCGATCGCCAAGCAGGTCCGCTTTGTCTAGCCGCCGATCAATTCCGAGCGCGATGCTCAAGCGACCTGGGCCACTTGTCCATTCGTATTCGGATCGACCGGCGCGACGACGGCGAATGATGTCGAGGCCTTCAGCCGGTTCCAGCGCGCGCACCAGCACCGCGTGTGGAACATTTTCGACGTTCGTTACGACATTGAACTGGTTGTACATGCCGTAGACGAAGTAAACGTACGCCGTGCCGCCGAGGCCGTACATCGTTTCCGTGCGATTGGTGCGCCGGCCGCCGTACGCGTGCGAAGCGCGATCTTCCGGGCCGCGATAAGCTTCGGTTTCAACGATGATTCCGGCGACGCGCGTGCCGCTTCGATTCGGAACGACCAGCTTCTTG is a genomic window of Pyrinomonadaceae bacterium containing:
- a CDS encoding DNA-3-methyladenine glycosylase, with translation MDKKLPREFYTRSDVLEVARDLLGKKLVVPNRSGTRVAGIIVETEAYRGPEDRASHAYGGRRTNRTETMYGLGGTAYVYFVYGMYNQFNVVTNVENVPHAVLVRALEPAEGLDIIRRRRAGRSEYEWTSGPGRLSIALGIDRRLDKADLLGDRVWLEEGTSISPRQIARGPRIGIDYAEKWITKPWRFWIKDNPFVSRRSGVSSRMPPSVRG